In the Cydia amplana chromosome 14, ilCydAmpl1.1, whole genome shotgun sequence genome, one interval contains:
- the LOC134654197 gene encoding aladin-like, with translation MSAFHGFPELPGPDETAFCKLNEVYCCGDSRYGNISTFTNTTKKHPVINVTREIHHHRATDENVSMYVDVEDNLLKKITSVWYKQGFLEALSVAADPSVNRESPVLALTASYLLKVANVFTAFHYFMQPHLKDIGPKIVANYSKTRNWGSGPIKCLAWHPHTTKIAVATTDDNIRVYCMEASFVPMLKCKAQGHVSSLSWRPYSASEIAVGCEQGVIVWTVDPNSTFTKPSSSNAVVLKQNNHSPVTDVTWSPNGDLLMSCSGADTSMLIWDVSMETAVPLRRVAGGGIVFSRWSFGGSKVFAATSSIIFRVWDTKQWTPERWCARGGRVVAACWGPGDLLLFAAKSEPMVYALSSTGLMNGAQNMKALPVLDVTKTELPSGDPVGGPILDMCWDPSGRYLALMFEESALVAIFCTTNIMMQLKITPCCFVCGIENEVPLTMAFQQNFTDGACLTVAWSSGRVQHFPIVYTDGY, from the exons ATGTCGGCTTTTCATGGATTTCCCGAATTGCCGGGACCGGATGAAACAGCCTTTTGCAAACTAAATGAAGTATATTGCTGCGGGGACAGCCGATACGGAAACAtttcaacatttacaaatacc ACAAAGAAACATCCAGTGATAAACGTAACAAGAGAGATACATCACCATCGCGCCACAGACGAAAATGTATCCATGTACGTTGACGTTGAAGACAATTTACTGAAGAAAATAACCAGTGTGTGGTACAAACAGGGGTTTCTAGAAGCTTTGAGCGTAGCCGCAGACCCTAGCGTCAATCGAGAAAGCCCCGTACTCGCTCTAACCGCGTCATACCTTTTAAAAGTCGCTAACGTGTTTACGGCGTTCCATTATTTCATGCAGCCACATTTAAAAGATATCGGGCCTAAAATCGTGGCTAATTACTCTAAGACCAGGAACTGGGGGAGTGGTCCTATAAAATGCTTGGCTTGGCACCCTCATACTACTAAAATAGCGGTAGCAACCACAGATGATAATATAAGAGTGTATTGTATGGAGGCTTCATTTGTGCCGATGTTGAAATGTAAAGCGCAGGGACATGTGTCTTCACTTAGTTGGAGACCATATTCGGCTTCGGAGATAGCTGTGGGGTGTGAGCAGGGAGTAATCGTGTGGACAGTGGACCCGAATTCTACATTTACAAAGCCGTCCTCAAGTAATGCAGTTGTTTTGAAACA AAACAATCACAGCCCAGTAACAGACGTGACCTGGTCACCCAACGGTGACCTCCTCATGAGCTGCAGCGGGGCCGACACATCCATGCTCATATGGGACGTCAGCATGGAAACAGCGGTGCCGTTGAGACGTGTGGCCGGCGGTGGTATAGTGTTCTCACGGTGGTCGTTTGGCGGGAGCAAGGTGTTTGCTGCCACGTCATCAATAATATTTAG GGTATGGGACACTAAACAGTGGACGCCAGAGCGCTGGTGCGCGCGCGGCGGTCGTGTGGTAGCTGCTTGCTGGGGCCCCGGCGATCTTCTGCTGTTTGCTGCTAAGAGTGAACCCATGGTCTATGCCCTTAGCAGCACTGGGCTCATGAATG GCGCGCAGAACATGAAAGCATTACCAGTATTGGACGTGACTAAGACTGAGCTACCATCAGGCGACCCGGTAGGGGGCCCTATCTTAGACATGTGCTGGGACCCCTCGGGCCGATACCTGGCCCTCATGTTTGAGGAGTCTGCACTCGTGGCCATCTTCTGCACTACCAATATCATGATGCAGCTTAAAATAACACCCTG CTGTTTCGTATGCGGCATAGAGAACGAGGTGCCACTGACTATGGCTTTCCAACAGAATTTCACCGACGGGGCGTGTCTGACAGTGGCGTGGTCTAGTGGCAGAGTACAACACTTCCCTATTGTCTACACTGATGGTTACTAG